The region CGTTTCGATGAGAGTCAATTCACACGGCTTTCAGTACAACGAACCATGGAAATAGAAATTGCAACAATCGGCGGCTACGAAGAAGTTGGACGGCAGATGACTGCCGTCCGCGCCGGTGACGACGTCGTCATCTTCGATATGGGCCTGAACCTCTCGCAGGTTCTCATCCACGACAACGTCGAAACCGAACGGATGCACAGTCTCGACCTGATCGACATGGGTGCGATCCCTGACGATCGGATCATGAGCGACCTCGAGGGCGACGTTCAGGCGATCGTCCCGACGCACGGTCACCTCGACCACATCGGTGCTATCTCGAAACTCGCACACCGTTACGACGCACCCATCGTTGCGACGCCGTTTACGATCGAACTCGTCAAACAGCAGATCGAAGGCGAGCAGAAGTTCGGCGTCGAGAACGACCTGATCAAGATGGACGCCGGCGAGACGATGTCGATCGGCGACTCCGGTAAGGTCGACCTCGAGTTCGTCAACGTCACCCACTCGATTATCGACGCGATCAACCCAGTGTTGCACACGCCGGAAGGCGCTGTCGTCTACGGACTGGACAAGCGTATGGACCACACCCCGGTCATCGGCGACCCGATCGACATGGATCGGTTCCGTGAGATCGGTCGCGAGGGCAACGGCGTCCTCTGTTACATCGAAGACTGTACGAACGCGAACAAGAAGGGCCGGACTCCCTCCGAAAACGTCGCTCGCGAACACCTCCGTGACGTCCTCTACAGCATGGAGGACTACGACGGTGGTATCGTCGCAACGACGTTCTCGAGTCACATTTCCCGCGTCACGAGTCTCGTCGAGTTCGCCAAGGACATCGGCCGTCAGCCAGTCCTACTCGGACGCTCGATGGAGAAGTACTCCGGGACCGCAGAGCGACTCGACTTCGTCGATTTCCCGGACGACCTGGGGATGTTCGGTCACCGCAAGTCCGTCGACCGAACCTTCAAGCGGATCATGAACGAAGGCAAAGAGGACTTCCTCCCAGTCGTAACCGGCCACCAGGGAGAGCCTCGAGCGATGCTTACGCGGATGGCCCGTGGCGAGACACCGTATCAACTGGACGACGGCGACAAAGTCGTCTTCTCCGCCCGTGTCATTCCGGAGCCGACGAACGAGGGCCAGCGCTACCAGGCCGAGAAACTCCTGGGTATGCAGGGCGCTCGCGTCTACGACGATATCCACGTTTCCGGGCACCTGAACCAGGAGGGTCATTACGCGATGCTCGATGCGCTGCAGCCACAGCACATCATCCCGGCCCACCAGGATCTCAAGGGCCTCTCGGGGTACGTCAATCTCTGTGAGAGCGAGGGGTACAAGATGGGCCGAGACATCCACGTCTCGAGAAATGGCAACCTCATCCAGCTTGTCGATTGATATGACAACCCCAGAGGCACGAGAAGAGGCGGTGCTCGAGGCAGTCCGGAAGCGCCGCGAGCGGGTTAACGACGCGATCCCGGAGGAATTGCCAGTCCAGCGGCCCGAACGGCTCTATGAAGCCTCACGCTACCTGCTCGACGCAGGTGGTAAGCGACTGCGCCCGACCGTGTTGCTCACGACGGCAGAGTCACTCGTCGATGTCGAGCCACTGTCGACTGACTATCGTGCATTCCCGTCACTCGATGGAGGCACGATCGACATCATGAACGCCGCAGTCAGCGTCGAAGTGATTCAGTCGTTTACGCTCATTCACGACGACATCATGGACGACGACGACCTTCGACGCGGCGTTCCTGCCGTACACAAGGAGTACGATATCGAGGCGGCTATCCTCGCGGGTGACACGCTCTACTCGAAGGCGTTCGAGATCATGCTCGAGACGGGTGCCGACCCCGACCGAATGGTCGAAGCGCTCGGCATCCTCGCGACGACGTGTACGAAAATCTGTGAGGGCCAATCGTTGGACGTTACGTTCGAAGAGCGAGCCAACGTCTCTCCCGAAGAGTACCTGGAGATGGTCGAGCAAAAGACGGCCGTGTTGTACGCCGCGTCGGCGTGTCTTCCGGCCGTCTTGCTGGGAAGCGACGACGAGACGATCGAGGCCCTCTATGGCTACGGACTCGACATCGGTCGCGCGTTCCAGATCCAAGACGACGTGCTCGACTTGACGGTTCCGAGTGACAAACTCGGCAAGCAACGAGGGAGCGACCTCGTCGAAAACAAACAGACGCTGATTACCGTCCACGCTCGAGAACAGGGTGTCGTGATCGACGATCTGGTCGACTCAGACACCGTCGAGGCCGTTACCGAAGCCGAAATCGACGCTGCCCTCGCCGAACTCGAGAAAGCAGGCTCGATCACCTACGCGAAGGAGACGGCGGAAGACCTCGTCGAACAGGGGAAATCTCGACTCGAGGTGTTGCCTGACAACGAGGCTCGACAGCTTCTGTGCGAACTGGCGGATTACCTCATCGAGCGCGGCTACTGACGCGAGTGAAGCCGCGGGAAACGCCGTTTTTCGACGGATTCAGACGAACGGGGAGCGACGGTACCGATCGGCGTCACTCGCGAGTTCTCGAATCGACTATCGAATCGGCCAATAGCGGGTCGAAAACATCGACGAGCAGACACCGCTGAGGTTTTGAACAGGGGGTGAATACGTCCCTGTAATGGACGACGAGTTACGAGAGCGCGTCGAGCGCGAGGCTGAAAAGCACGCGCTGTTGAACGCCGTCAAACACGAAAGCGACGCCAACGTCGGTGCCGTGATGGGGCCGCTGATGGGCGATAACCCAGACTTCCGCCAGCACGCAGACGATATTCCGGGCGTTATCGGCGGTGTCATCGGTCGCGTCAACGACCTCGAGTACGCACAAAAGCGCGAGCGACTCGAGGAACTCGCCCCCGAGGAACTGGCAGAGATCGAAGCCGAGGACGAAGAAGACGAGCACGACCTGCCAGACCTTCCGCGGGCCGACGAGTACGACGAGATCCGAATGCGGTGTGCGCCGAACCCGAACGGCCCGTGGCACGTCGGCCACGCTCGCATGCCGGCCGTGATCGGAACGTATCGAGATCGCTACGACGGCTGGTTCTGCGTCCGCTTCGACGACACCGACCCCGAGACGAAACGCCCGGACCTGACGGCGTACGACTCGATTCTCGAGGATCTCGAGTACCTCGGCTTCGAGCCGGACGACGTGTTCCGGGCGAGTGACCGACTCGAGACCTACTACGATCACGCTCGCGAGTTGATCGACCTCGGTGGAGCCTACACGTGTTCGTGCTCGGGCGAGGAGTTCTCGGAACTGAAAAATTCGGGCGAGGCCTGTCCTCACCGCGACAAGGACGACCAAACCGTCTTCGAGGAGTTCGAAGACATGATCGCCGGCGAGTACGAAAGCGGCGAGATGGTCTTGCGCGTGAAGACGGACATCGAACACAAGAATCCGGCACTCAGAGACTGGGTCGCTTTCCGGATGATCGACACGCCACACCCTCGCGAGGAGGCGAGTGAGTATCGCTGCTGGCCGATGCTCGACTTCCAGTCGGGCGTCGACGATCATTTAATCGGCATCACGCACATCATTCGCGGAATCGACCTGCAAGACTCCGCGAAGCGCCAGCGGTTCGTCTACGACTACTTCGATTGGGAGTATCCGGAGGTCGTCCACTGGGGACACGTTCAGATCGACGCCTACGACGTGAAGATGAGCACCTCGACGATTTCGGAACTCATCGAGGACGGCGAACTCGAGGGCTGGGACGACCCGCGCGTGCCGACGCTCAAGAGCCTGCGACGACGCGGCATTCGAGGCGAAGCAATCGTCGAGTCCATGGTGGGGCTCGGAACCTCGACCAGCGACGTCGACCTCGCGATGAGCACGATCTACGCGAACAACCGCGAACTGATCGACGAGGAGACGGACCGGCGCTTTTTCGTCCGCGATGGTAACCAGATCCCATTGGGCGGAAGTCCACCCGACGAAGCGGATCCACTGCGTCACCCGAATCACGAGGATCGAGGCGTGCGCGAGATTCCCGTCGGCGACTCGGTGTTGCTCGAACCCGACGACCTCCCACAGCGCGAGGAGCGCATCTGGCTCAAGGGACTGGGTTGTTTCCAGTACACTCGAGACACGCTCCAGTACACCGGCGACGACATCGACGTCGTTCGAGAGGGGGACGTCGACGTGATTCACTGGGTTCCAGCGACAGAGAGCGTCTCGCTTCGAATGCGAACGCCAGACGGAGACGTTCGCGGTCACGCCGAACCCGGCGTCGGCGACCTCGAACCCGACGAACTCGTCCAGTTCGTCCGGGTCGGATTCGCGAGAATAGATCGACAGGACGAGGATGAGACGGTCGCGTACTTCACGCACGAGTAACTCGCGCTAGGTTCGAAGAAGGGCTGAGAACTTACTCTTCGTCGCCGGTGTCGGTGTCGCCGGGGCCACTTTCACCAGTGGAATCGGAGGCCGTCTCGCCAGGTTCTCGGTCGGTTTCTCCCTCGCTGTTTGGCGTTTCGCTCGTGGAACCGTCCGACTCGTCTGCCGTGGGCCCGTCGCTGACGGGCTCGATTTTGGTACTGCCACACTCGGGACACGACGATTGTTCGTTGTAGATTTCTGCCCCACAGTTTCGACACCGGTACTCGGCACTGTCGTCACGGGCGGCGACTGCTTCCTGTTTGAATCGCTCGACCTTCTCACCCAGCCGTTCGAACATGCTCATAGCGATGCAATCGGGCCACAGCGGGATAAATTCCACCGCCGAGAAAAGACGCGCACGTATTCAGTGCGAGCGCTGCGAGAAGTGTCGTCGGTTCGCTGGCTCGAATCCTCGAGGCAGCTCAGCGATCGCTCTCGAGGAGGTCATCACCGTGTTCGACGATTGGATCTGCGACGACGCCATCTTGCTGGCCCAACACTCGAGCGTGGGGGGCACAGACCAGTCGGTTGTCGCGCCAGGGGATGTGGAGTTCGACGGCGACTGGTCGGTCACAGTCGTCTTCCGCACAGTTCATACGCACACCTACGACGGCAAGTGACTCATCGGTTTCGGCGACGGTCGACTCGAGTGGATTGCGCCGGTGCGCTCAGAGGGCGAAGACGGAAACGACGAACACGAAGAGCATCGTCGCGGTCAACATCGCCTGAATCGCACTCGAGGCGAGCGTCCCGACGGTCGCAAAGAGTGCAGAACGGGCGCTGTGGTTGGCGTCGCCTCGACGGAGATACTCGACGACGAAAACCGTTCCAAAGAGCCCGATAAGCAAGCCGACGGGACCGACGACGAGTAACGAGACGATAGCGACGACCCCCGCGATGGTCGTCGTCGTCCACGACGCACCGCCGACTCGAGCGGCGAGGGCCCCGGCGAAAAACTCGGCGAAGAGCGTCACTACTCCGAGAACCGTGAGGATGCCGAGTGTGATCGTTCCGGGTTCGGCAAAGCCACTCGCCCACCAGTAGAGATAGACGCCGGAGAGCGAGAGCAATCCGCCGGGAACGATCGGGACGAGCGTTCCGACGACGCCACCCACGAGCAAGGCAACTGCGACCATGGTGACCGCGTCGACCATATCTGGTCCACAATGGGGTGGGGTAAAGGCGTAGCGTCTTCACACCGACGCCGTGTGTGCACTCACTCGAGTGCGTCCGGCCGTCATTTTGATTGTGAGTCGTCCGTCATCACTGCTACCCATATCATTAGGTGTGTCCCTTCGAACGTCACCACATGACGGAAATTCGCGGTGCAATCGTCGTCGGCGCGTCGTCGGGCATCGGCGAAGCGCTCGCCAGAACGCTCGCCGAGGAGGGTTACGAGGTCGGATTGACCGCCCGCCGAACCGAGCGACTTCGACAGATCGGGACGGAACTCCCGACGAAGTCGTACGTCGCGACGATGGACGTCACGAACCCCGAAGACGCTCGAGCGGGCTTTGTCGAACTCGCCGAGGCCATGCCGTCGGTCGATCTGGTCGTCGTTAGTGCAGGCGTCGGGGACGCGAACCACGATCTCGAGTGGGAGACGGAACGACGGACGATCGACGTCAACGTGCGCGGCTTCGCCGCCATTGCGAGCGCTGCGGTGGCGCACTTCGAGGAGACGTCGGATTCGACGAGCGAACGCGACGGTCACCTCGTCGGCATCTCGTCCGTCGCAGCCCGCTTCGGAACCGGCGGAACGCAGGCGTACAACGCCTCGAAAGCGTTCGTCTCGACCTATCTCGAGGGACTTCGGAGTCGCCAACGAGGCCGCGAGAGCGACGTGACGATCACCACGGTCGAGCCGGGATTCGTCGATACCGACCTCGCCTACGGGACGTTCTGGGACTGCCAACCCGAGACGGCGGCGACGCAGATCGCTCGAGCGATTCGGAGGGGACGAACGCACGTCTACGTTACCCGGCGCTGGCGTTTGATCGCGTGGTTCTTCGAACTGGTTCCCTCGAGAATCATCCAGCGACTGCTTTGAATTGTGATCAATCGACGATAGGCGCGTTCACGGGTCACGGAATCGCTCTCGCACCTCACGAGCAACGTCGGTTCCGTAGTGGTCGACGAGCGGGCGAATCGCGTCGCCGAGGGCCCGTTTGCACTGCCCCGTCGAGTGGTACTCGAGACGAGTCGTAACTGCTTCCCAGTCTCGAGCCTGAAGCCCTTTCTCGACGAGCAGTCGCTCTTCGCGCTCCGTCAACTCGATGTTCGGCGGGTTCTCGACAAAATACTGCACGATCAGGTCACGGAACGGACCGGGATCGACGTCGAAGAGACCTGGCCCGTAGG is a window of Natronorubrum sediminis DNA encoding:
- a CDS encoding glutamate--tRNA ligase — translated: MDDELRERVEREAEKHALLNAVKHESDANVGAVMGPLMGDNPDFRQHADDIPGVIGGVIGRVNDLEYAQKRERLEELAPEELAEIEAEDEEDEHDLPDLPRADEYDEIRMRCAPNPNGPWHVGHARMPAVIGTYRDRYDGWFCVRFDDTDPETKRPDLTAYDSILEDLEYLGFEPDDVFRASDRLETYYDHARELIDLGGAYTCSCSGEEFSELKNSGEACPHRDKDDQTVFEEFEDMIAGEYESGEMVLRVKTDIEHKNPALRDWVAFRMIDTPHPREEASEYRCWPMLDFQSGVDDHLIGITHIIRGIDLQDSAKRQRFVYDYFDWEYPEVVHWGHVQIDAYDVKMSTSTISELIEDGELEGWDDPRVPTLKSLRRRGIRGEAIVESMVGLGTSTSDVDLAMSTIYANNRELIDEETDRRFFVRDGNQIPLGGSPPDEADPLRHPNHEDRGVREIPVGDSVLLEPDDLPQREERIWLKGLGCFQYTRDTLQYTGDDIDVVREGDVDVIHWVPATESVSLRMRTPDGDVRGHAEPGVGDLEPDELVQFVRVGFARIDRQDEDETVAYFTHE
- the idsA3 gene encoding geranylfarnesyl diphosphate synthase translates to MTTPEAREEAVLEAVRKRRERVNDAIPEELPVQRPERLYEASRYLLDAGGKRLRPTVLLTTAESLVDVEPLSTDYRAFPSLDGGTIDIMNAAVSVEVIQSFTLIHDDIMDDDDLRRGVPAVHKEYDIEAAILAGDTLYSKAFEIMLETGADPDRMVEALGILATTCTKICEGQSLDVTFEERANVSPEEYLEMVEQKTAVLYAASACLPAVLLGSDDETIEALYGYGLDIGRAFQIQDDVLDLTVPSDKLGKQRGSDLVENKQTLITVHAREQGVVIDDLVDSDTVEAVTEAEIDAALAELEKAGSITYAKETAEDLVEQGKSRLEVLPDNEARQLLCELADYLIERGY
- a CDS encoding SDR family NAD(P)-dependent oxidoreductase, with protein sequence MTEIRGAIVVGASSGIGEALARTLAEEGYEVGLTARRTERLRQIGTELPTKSYVATMDVTNPEDARAGFVELAEAMPSVDLVVVSAGVGDANHDLEWETERRTIDVNVRGFAAIASAAVAHFEETSDSTSERDGHLVGISSVAARFGTGGTQAYNASKAFVSTYLEGLRSRQRGRESDVTITTVEPGFVDTDLAYGTFWDCQPETAATQIARAIRRGRTHVYVTRRWRLIAWFFELVPSRIIQRLL
- a CDS encoding DUF456 domain-containing protein, which gives rise to MVDAVTMVAVALLVGGVVGTLVPIVPGGLLSLSGVYLYWWASGFAEPGTITLGILTVLGVVTLFAEFFAGALAARVGGASWTTTTIAGVVAIVSLLVVGPVGLLIGLFGTVFVVEYLRRGDANHSARSALFATVGTLASSAIQAMLTATMLFVFVVSVFAL
- a CDS encoding ribonuclease J, with protein sequence MEIEIATIGGYEEVGRQMTAVRAGDDVVIFDMGLNLSQVLIHDNVETERMHSLDLIDMGAIPDDRIMSDLEGDVQAIVPTHGHLDHIGAISKLAHRYDAPIVATPFTIELVKQQIEGEQKFGVENDLIKMDAGETMSIGDSGKVDLEFVNVTHSIIDAINPVLHTPEGAVVYGLDKRMDHTPVIGDPIDMDRFREIGREGNGVLCYIEDCTNANKKGRTPSENVAREHLRDVLYSMEDYDGGIVATTFSSHISRVTSLVEFAKDIGRQPVLLGRSMEKYSGTAERLDFVDFPDDLGMFGHRKSVDRTFKRIMNEGKEDFLPVVTGHQGEPRAMLTRMARGETPYQLDDGDKVVFSARVIPEPTNEGQRYQAEKLLGMQGARVYDDIHVSGHLNQEGHYAMLDALQPQHIIPAHQDLKGLSGYVNLCESEGYKMGRDIHVSRNGNLIQLVD